taaataatattattgcttCATTTTAAGGTGCAGCATGTGAATTGGCAAAACGTGAAATGGCCTATGACCATGCTTGGATGCAGAAGTTGGCAGATAGATTTTTAgacaaaatttattcaaaattgacACATGTGATAAGAAATGGAGATCCTAAGTACACATATCCAGGATGTCTTAATTTATCATTTGCATATGTTGAAGGTAAAGTTAAAATGGTTATagaattaaatagtattaaatagtATTCTTTACTATTTTGAATTAAGTATAACAATAGCTTAtactttacaattcatctcttgcttattgatgaagaaaaatattatggGGTTAAcatttatatgacataaaattcTAAGTCTAGAGTGCAGCAGTAAGATGAGCTTCTTTTAAGAGTTTGCCTTTGCCCAGTATTAAGACATAACAAGTCATGGTGATTGTTTAACTGGTATAGAAGATGAAATGCTTTAGTATTGATTATGAAAGTAGTTAGTTTAAGAAACTTGTCAAAATGCAAAAACTATAAAGTAAAATTGTGTGGAAGTTTATTAACCTGTAACAAATTCCATTTTACAACATTGATATAGCATTGATATTTTACTTCAGGTGAATCATTATTAATGGCATTAAAAGATGTGGCTTTATCAAGTGGATCCGCATGCACTTCAGCATCTCTTGAACCCTCATATGTGTTAAGAGCTATTGGAACAGATGAAGATTTAGCACATAGTTCTATAAGGTATTGTTATACTGCAACTACTGTTTCTTGTTGGTTATTCTAGTAGTTTACATTTTGACTTAATGAACTTTAATGCATTATGAAATTGCTTATACAAGCTACTACatacctactttaataaagaatattttgaatattatatagtatgtatgttgtgtttattaaaataagaaaaattgacAAAGGCTAATAACTGCCCAGTCAAATAAAgacatacatattacaaaataaggtatatatagttataatttataaatgtgcaAATTTACAGATTTGGACTTGGAAGATTTACAACAATAGAAGAAGTAGATTATACAGCTGAAAAGACAATTCGACATGTCGAACGACTCAGAGAGATGAGCCCACTTTGGGAAATGGTTCAGGAAGGAGTTGacataaaaacaattcaatGGTCCCAGCACTAACCTCATTATATTACACAAGCCactccaatatttaaaaattatgcataaaattcaaaatttttggTGAAAGGCAAAGATCTGGCTAAAACTTTtaggtttattataataataaaacgtaattgtgttaattatataatgacatCAGTAATAGTAGtttataaaatgacatataAATGTGATAATAATGCACTAAGTATTGCAACACAAACTATATtcttatatgtttttttgttatttttcaaagttttttttttgacaatttattcATGAGTTTTCagttaaaaattcaatatatgcAATAAATTGTAGTAGTTTGAACTTATATTGTATGTTTGTAAGCTTGGTTATCTACTCTATTCAATTCTATactacacaatttaaaaaaaattggccaTAATTGAGTATATTagcatattttgttttgttttttttttcttaaattgaacgtttaaatattaaataaaagtctgTTTCTGTTTAATTGATTGTTAGAAAAAGTATCACAAatttttagattatatatagtttattaataaaaaacatactttattcattgctagttaaaaaattgtatatttttttgtcattgtaTTACACTGAATTGTATAAACTATTCAATACAATTGTTAACAATAACACTGTATTGGCtgcttttaatgaaaatatggcactggttttttattcaaatttctcGAACACCCAAAAAATTTAATGTAGATTAAATTctagaaatatttatgaataaacagAGCaatttctgaagttatattgttAGAAAAGGTTGTTTATTTGAAaccaaaatacaaaacataacatGAAAGCAATAACTTTATCTTTATTTCAAGTtacttatgatatatttatttgaagagattattattacaaatacctTACAAAAATAAGtgacattacatacataaaacattaaagCTATTATTACTCAACTCATACAATGGCAAAtaacaagttattttttaattttattacgaaataaatgatattacaataaataaaataaattttaaaatccaccatgaaacttattaataaggttttttgattttaccattttatataacaaataatataattacaaataattaattaaattagaagaGATTATTAAGATACTGATAGTAGATTcaggtacataaataaaagagaaataaatatcttaCCATGGAATACAAAGATAATAagcaaaataaatgtaatacttcATGCTATAGTAATATTTCAACAATTATCTTTTAATAAGAATTATCCTTTAGTTTAAGGGTAAGCATGTTTGtgctatttttataacatttgagTCTGGTAAGTTTAAATTAAGGTAAAgacaattaattacataatattgaagTGTCTGTCAAATCATAGGGAAGATGCTTTTTTGAGTCTGGATCTATAATAAGCATACAAAGACAGGAGAAGGAAAATActgatataaatgtaattattataacattgatAAAAATGCAAAGACTAGATAATTTGTTACAAGATTAACAAATAACCTAGTATATTATAGTgatctgaaattatttttacagaaatttatctttttatcacaaataaattaaaaaacaagcaATAAAATATCCATATATGAGATGTCACCAATGGTATATtcctgtttttttaatattacttcacTGGCATGCTTGCTATACCATTATCAACTGGGCACATAAGTGGCTTTGgttatttcaaattacataCTCATGTCTGCACATGTCATGCCACATGTACTATTTTGTGGGATAATTACATTTTCATAGTGCACACATAAGAACAAAAAATGCATATTCTGCACACATAAGAATAAGAAATGCAAAAAGAGGAAAGAATCTGACTGAGCAAAATTTAATCTTTTCAAATTTTAGTTAGATTAGATTTGATTTGCttagaaatttttatttatattaagacattttaaaatatttttgtgattgtATATTGATATTGTCACTATGGGCTGTAAGCACCCATGCATGACAGAAACAAGGATGACTGTAAAAGACATTACTGCAGTTTGCTGAAAGTATAATTTGATGAAACATTGTACCAGCCATCACACAAAATCATCCCAGATTCTTGTCCAAATATACAAAGCCCTATAGTAATTAAACATCCAGAACTAATGTCAATAAAAAGTAAGggcacatttaaaaataatttaaaggtcATGATGAAAAATCTTCTCAAAATAATAGTTATCCTGAAGTAGCTACAACTTACCTATCACTTATTAATCCTGAAATAATCCCAGTCTACAAATAGATAAAGCAAAAACAGTATCTAGTACTTATAAGATTTCAAAACAACCAAAGCAACCTATGATGCCAGTTCAACCAATTAACAGGCTtttgatttgaaattgaaaaccTACAATGTAGAGTAatctacttatttttaattataataaatactacacATTGACACTATacaatatttaagtttataatacaagttacatataaaCTACTGAATATGTTATACAAAAGTTGctgatcataaaaaatattaagcatacATCTACTTTATGAAAatgataaatacataaaaactaGTGACAATATCTTAAATAGAGTATATTAGTATGACTAATATAGCCAagctttatattaaatcatagtaaataatacatataagttGCTCATTAACAACTACAGGACGGTTCATCTGGCGGTTCTGGGTGTGTTATCTTGAAGCTATTATGATCTAACCTTTGAAGTTCAATTTTTGACCGATTACATTCAACTAATTGTTGAGCTATATCTAAAAACATGTCTTCTAAGCCTTGTCCACTTTTGCATGATGTTTTGTAAGTGCTGCTTATTAAATTGTGGCATTGTTCactaaaatttaaagtttaatttaaattacatgtataaaatatggatgatgtgtatttaaaaacaacaaactaATAATTCAGATTTACTTCacatagaaaaaatatgttactcTTCGTTCTATTTCATTGCCTTATATTATTTCACTATGTAACATAATCATTCAAAATAAATGGCATAATGGAAATTTTTATGCTATATTGGTCAATTGATGTCATATGGTGATGTtctcattatataaaatgatcaattatatatatatgatttctTACCAGAAATTTTCTATGTCAGCATCGGTTACTTGTGGGCATGATCCTTCTAAATCAGATTTATTCCCACATAGAAATATCTTAGCATTTTCAGCATATGTTACAATATCCAAGAGATGCTGACTTAAGATATGAAATGATGAGGCATTATCTAATGAAAACACCAAAACTGCTGCTTCAGCATATTTATAATAGCTCGATGTTACTGAGGCTATTCTTTCCATACCACCAGTATCCCAAAGCTGTAACTGAAATGTTTCATGTTGTTGAAaaatcaatacaattaaataaattagatatatttaattaaataagcaaataaCCTTGACATCTTTGTCGCCCACTCGGTACATCTTCTCAAAGTGATCTAGGCCtaaagtagattttttatcaGCATGaggtaaaaatgtattatttatgaacCTCCGAAATATTGAACTTTTTCCGACTCCATATTCACCACATAGTATAACTTTAAGCACAGGAGTTTTAACAACAGccattgttaattaatattcgtTGTAATGAAGTCTTCAGAAATTATGGtttgttcaataaataataaatacacccatttacttaatacaaaatGCCTATAAAATACTTCAGgtcatagtaaaaataataattagattggTTATAGAAATGTTTAGTTTGAGGAATAGTCGAAtttcataagaattatttttttttggaaattggTAAATGTCAAATGGTTAACAGGATGAGAATAACAAGAATTTGAGATTTGCTATTTGGGACTATAGAGTATAGATTAGACAATATGACTTATATGACACACGCTCACTGTGTAGCcagaagtaaaataaagtagtaTCTGAGGCTCCAACACATTGAGTTACACTGAACAACACGGGCACTATAGCTAACGTCGTCTATTTTGAAGAGCAATGTGGTCTATTACAAAAGCGATAATTTTGCTAACGAaatggtaatttatttaattatagattgAAACTCTCCTAATAGCTTAAGTTAttgcttttcttttttatattatatgagaaagaaaatatttaaaaatattattaaggtttTGAAAATACaaccaatatattaaaatagtgttactggttaaaaatatgtatatactttttttatagtatagttgGAAAACGGGCAGAAGGCTTACCTGATGGTGAAGTGACtaccactgcccatggacaCCGCATGCCGAGCAACAGTACGTTATTTTTCGTTAGGCTTGATCTTTGATAATTCGAACCACTCTGCGTTGAATACAGTCAAATGGAAGCTCACCTTTGGGCGGGTGCTACCCACTACCAGCTGCGCTCAAGAAGTACTCTATATggggccgaatttgcgccttgtatagttttaggccaTGGGCTGacgtgaataataaatataatatgacttttatataaatgaatgtttatctattgttaaagttattcaaattaatttaacaggctttttaaaaattaattcccCATGAGTGTTAAATATTGCCTTAATTAGTTTGTATACGAGTGTAATTTGgtgttttaaagtaaatatttgaaaatataaatttaaaaaagaaacaaagaaGAAAACAGTTATGTCATGGAATAGAATATAAGGTACTcacatattatttgtaattagaccatgattaatgttattaatttacgcctataaatatataatattaaaacaaaattaaataataattattttaaataagtaagatTGTGTACATCAtaatattaatgtcaaatttatAGAAGTCTAAGAATAAACAGTCTGTGATACGTCGCAACTGGCAATTGGAAGTGCTTACTGCTTTGAGTGCTTAGTGCTTACTGTCAGCGTTCGGTTGGTGTATACTGTATAGACATTATGCTGTATGATGTTTACTAATTACGGTTCTCACAATTTGacctgttatattaataaaaataccttttaaaagtaaatataactaTGGATTTACAAACGTCTCACTTAGCCGCAGCTTTGATGTCaggaaataatatgtttaatataccaCAACAAGAACCTGCCGGTGGAACAACAGAGACTGGTAACGGtgaaagtaaaaaagaaaagaCCAATGAAACTCAAAAAGAAACCGCTTTTGAAGAGAAAGAGGAATTAGAAGAAGAAGAGTTTTCTGATGAggtgtgtaataaataattttacgcaCTTTTTACACaggatttttattttctaagcataattgatacaatataatgtttataaaactaGTCGTTTAAAGGAAATAACACAACTTACCAGtaaatattctttcaatttcattgtaatgttgtatgatattcttattaatattatttttataaatatcaatgaaataggTTTACACTGATGATATGTAAACTGTTGATTTTGTTTTCAGGAATCTGAAACACAGCCGGGTAACAAATCTATACCTGGTAGAGGTGTTACTCTACAGATGCTGTTGGAAGATAAAATGTTAGAGCCGGGAACTGCTGCAATGACTATAGAATACCtggtaatgtatatatttttttctattttttttttcaatcaccAAGAATCAAGATTTTTAAGTGCAAGTTagtaatataatgatttatatctccttttttgaatattttagggGCAAAAATTTGTTGGCGATTTACAACCTGATGGGAAAATCAAGTCACATGAAACAGAAACAATCTTTTGTTCTCCCTCAGCCTGGGCTATACATTGCAAAAGGATTATTAACCCCGACAAAAGATCTGGCTGTGGTTGGGCATCGGTAAAATATAAGGGCAAAAAACTTGATACAATTAAAGCTACATATCTTCggaaaaaacaattacaaaggGAGAATATGCATACTGATggtaattcatatataaaagtaaaaatgttatGATATAATAGGGTGTTTATACTTGAGttcttcaaattataaaatgaattgtatTTAGGAATGTGAAAGAAAAGTATAGTAGGCCTCTGCTAGGTTCCCATCACTACTAGGACCTTATTCTCCTAAACTGTTTCAATTCCAATACTGATGCAGTGGTGAATACATGAGTGACAGATTTTCATCCAACTTATGttcatataacttatatatttttagcaatgcactgtaaactataaaattgatataatgcTATGTTGCATTTATATATGCTGTAAAGTCTTCAAGAGCACGAAATGTTCTAGTTGGTGAACATATCTGGCAAAAATTTGTCAGATTGATAGTTTTGTTTCCAAATATTCAAAACGAACTAACAAACATGATTGAAATTTACTTAtgcaaaacaaacatttataaattccattttagacaattttattactttttactaatatgtattattacaaacatttttcagAAGAGACAGAAATGGAAGTAGAAAGTCCCCCTGAGCCCCCACCACAGAGAGTTGTCATGAAACATAACACAGTACCCAATAGAATGATGCAACAGTATGTATTTCATTCATCTTGgtttttttgatataaatattaatttattttatttatttacatgttgAAACTTTTTCACTCCTAAAAAACCCAACTAGAACAATTTTACTCTCATCAATATCTTAAGCAATTATTACATCTGTTCAATGGCAAAaactatttatcataaaataccaATTCACCAGCAAAAGTATTTACAATCAAAGTGTGGCACCATGCAGATGTTCCAATACAAAATTCCAATCTATTTTCTTGTTAAAATTACACTCAAGAAAGTACATAATATGATCATTAATGAAtgataaataagtatagtacgacacgtatagtagtatagtaatcggaaaatgcaatggaatgaaaataaaactgattactgccgatttacacaaccaatagaaatagctccctatcgcgccattcgacgctattcgtcgctatagattctctagcacttgctttctctaaCGCGAGAACcaatgtgtcaaattgacgaatatattaagttatatgatattgcaagttattatgtttgtgcaaAGATTATATGGTCAtatcgcatgagaaataaatattgataatttgggataacatactcaattcggatgagatcggttttacaaattttgccgatgctacatttaagttgtgtcatactgtatcatattattttattttatttcagtgatGCGAACATGTTAATTGAGGCAGTTTCATTTTCATCAGCTGGGAAAGTTCAACCCTTTCTAGTTTCAGTCAGTTCTAATGCTCTTCTTCTCCTTGATATTCACTGTCATTTGAAAAAGGAAGAGGTTTATGGATATCTTGCAGGAACATGGGACTTGAACAATCATAGtaagtgtaaatatattacatattaaaggtaaactttataatatagcaAATCTACTTGATATACACACATAAAACCAAACAAACCTCGCGTAAGAAAGATAAGGTTTCAATGgcatgttataattattgcattatgttagaatttttaatcaaagtattttttgaaaaaattataattgttatacatTTTAACTATAGTCTAGATTTATGTCATTCCATGTGATTTGTTAATAGCTCAGCTTTATTGTACAATAGTATTAATTCAAGACAAATATATCTTGATTTAATACTGGACACTACAAATTAACTACTTGtacctaatttaattttaattctaaagtTCCAATAACAGCTTCATCAAAGCTTAAAATGCCATTCTTTCGTAAATTCGTAGTTGATATCATAGTCTAACATTACATTACAccctatgattaattaaataaaaaaaatatttaacactaatgactaacctatacttttcagttctttatttatttataattgaacacaattatCATCACCACATAACTTTAAtctgttacaataatatttcaatacatagagggttaattagtatgtatgtatgtaagaacAGTAAATACAACGACCGATACAAACAGACTCGACCAACAGACAACCGAACATTAAACACGTTATTAAGCATTCTGCTGTATGCCGATTCCGCTCGATCCTGTTTGAGACGAGGGTAGTTCTTGTAAGAATAGATTCAAGCCTTTGACCAATGTTACATATTGATGATATAGCTTTtgtcttgttgttgttgaaatagaCAGTaggtaaatatgtttataaatataatataatacctgAATTACaagaacttatttttatttacagatttGATGATAACACACACATTCCCTTGTTTGATTAGTAAGAATGACTCAAGGCCTAGAGTTTTAGTTGAATTAGAAATTCAAATGGAAATTGAAAAACTAGGTCTGACTCTTTTGGGTTGGTATCACTCCCATCCCACCAACCCTGCCATGCCCAGCTTGAGAGACTGTGATAGTCAGCtggaatatcaaattaaaatgagGGGACCATCAGAAATATCCTACATTCCATGCATTGGAGTTATCTGCTGTAAGTTCTTAGCTAGTTGCATTTTCCTTTTCAAACgtttatgcttttttttttaatttaaattaatattttttgttttttagctCCCTACAATCCAGAGAGTCCAGTTCTAGAATCATCTCTAACATTCTTCTGGGTGATGCCGCCACCGGAACAGAGACCCACGGAATACCCACGTcctttattattacaatataatatggtTCATGACAGTCACTTATCCACGCATGCTATGGAGCAAATTAAGAAAAGTATCAAGTACTACATAACGTTCACAGATGATGCGTTTGTTAATTTTAAGGACAACTATAAACCAGATATAACGTTTCTAGACAAATTAAAGTGTACCCTGACACCTAAATTTCCAAGGGAACAAAGTGATGGTTTGTTATGGCATTTCATAAGAGATGAATTAGGTTGCTCGTCAGAAAATGACGACAAAATGGATTTAGACGCCTTGTTAGCTGTGCCTCAAGTTATTCCAGCTTGTAAGCCTAGTCAGACTTCATCATCGAACTTTCCATCAGTTAGTACTTTGCAGCAAATGGTCAGTCGACCA
The nucleotide sequence above comes from Vanessa cardui chromosome 7, ilVanCard2.1, whole genome shotgun sequence. Encoded proteins:
- the LOC124531311 gene encoding ras-related protein Rab-14, with translation MAVVKTPVLKVILCGEYGVGKSSIFRRFINNTFLPHADKKSTLGLDHFEKMYRVGDKDVKLQLWDTGGMERIASVTSSYYKYAEAAVLVFSLDNASSFHILSQHLLDIVTYAENAKIFLCGNKSDLEGSCPQVTDADIENFCEQCHNLISSTYKTSCKSGQGLEDMFLDIAQQLVECNRSKIELQRLDHNSFKITHPEPPDEPSCSC
- the LOC124530807 gene encoding MPN domain-containing protein CG4751 — its product is MDLQTSHLAAALMSGNNMFNIPQQEPAGGTTETGNGESKKEKTNETQKETAFEEKEELEEEEFSDEESETQPGNKSIPGRGVTLQMLLEDKMLEPGTAAMTIEYLGQKFVGDLQPDGKIKSHETETIFCSPSAWAIHCKRIINPDKRSGCGWASVKYKGKKLDTIKATYLRKKQLQRENMHTDEETEMEVESPPEPPPQRVVMKHNTVPNRMMQHDANMLIEAVSFSSAGKVQPFLVSVSSNALLLLDIHCHLKKEEVYGYLAGTWDLNNHNLMITHTFPCLISKNDSRPRVLVELEIQMEIEKLGLTLLGWYHSHPTNPAMPSLRDCDSQLEYQIKMRGPSEISYIPCIGVICSPYNPESPVLESSLTFFWVMPPPEQRPTEYPRPLLLQYNMVHDSHLSTHAMEQIKKSIKYYITFTDDAFVNFKDNYKPDITFLDKLKCTLTPKFPREQSDGLLWHFIRDELGCSSENDDKMDLDALLAVPQVIPACKPSQTSSSNFPSVSTLQQMVSRPPGVPPINVSSAIGPVSPHKFDTPPLNIPVLSSSSKPSKSTTPSLPPTYPTGLDMLTSMALGLGSPNMSLPLGATGLESLAAANSMLTGFNPGMSSNLAALSSSKLPDLPSYAASLQNLSSNIVNFEKTSTSTSTSCTTSAAPIPANIASNLMMSSADIANALLSASKYSSAGILGIPDPMSKSTLAANNMFLSPSLLKMQESLLKPLSSSSPIPSKASHDQNMMMKSPHDLIKSGSKDYLPPDFGSIGKGKDSSLESIKHTDLSAPKGESSKSILSESQPTDYSQLGASPRIGGDPFLNQMLELTKKTTLPDYVTDYSQSRKITDEEIQKIQSNPLSYSSAASIADTIAQVAMGNFSKMDDVVDYSKSQDYSSTKSLNSENEN